From the genome of Anopheles merus strain MAF chromosome X, AmerM5.1, whole genome shotgun sequence, one region includes:
- the LOC121593607 gene encoding uncharacterized protein LOC121593607, producing MANTPEKELSAFELGDSFVSFSLNQWAAEEVTEPGGDLISFVQERDQHKVIQDQKDEETDKDQSKIEKSLEDVISDIVERVESEDISGRPIGESDMPVALEEVPEDSNGVDEDHGEKETTHDTAHDEARDKTIEEAPENAGEDEDRRAGVEV from the exons ATGGCTAACACCCCAGAGAAGGAGCTGAGTGCATTCGAATTGGGAGACTCATTCGTGAGCTTCTCATTGAACCAGTGGGCTGCAGAGGAGGTCACTGAGCCAGGAGGTGATCTGATTTCGTTTGTTCAGGAACGGGATCAGCACAAGGTTATTCAAGATCAGAAGGATGAGGAGACGGATAAGGATCAGTCTAAGATCGAGAAGTCTCTGGAAGATGTAATTAGCGACATTGTGGAGCGAGTGGAAAGTGAAGACATCAGTGGTAGGCCAATAGGTGAAAGTGACATGCCAGTAGCTTTGGAGGAAGTCCCGGAAGATTCAAATGGCGTGGACGAGGATCACGGTGAGAAAGAGACCACTCACGACACAGCTCATGACGAAGCTCGCGATAAAACCATTGAGGAGGCCCCGGAAAATGCAGGCGAAGACGAAGATCGCCGTGCTGGTGTGGAG GTCTAG